The following coding sequences lie in one Yoonia sp. G8-12 genomic window:
- a CDS encoding acylneuraminate cytidylyltransferase family protein: protein MIIGHIGARAGSKGVPNKNFRMLHGKPLLDWSLDQLLNSDRVDHVVVSTDSVEMYEHSLKRGCLDIGLRPAELATDTAGKWDVWKHALGEVEKQTGPASAFLDLDCTSPLRPDNAIPEALDLFFAQTPDMVMSCCEARKNPYFNLVEPDETGALHVSKPLPGGVVARQQAPAVYEHAASTYVVAPDYLRRASSLFEGRVIPYMMAPETCVDIDSPFDFRLVDFLMGEKLNGQNDA, encoded by the coding sequence ATGATTATCGGCCACATTGGCGCACGTGCGGGCAGCAAGGGCGTTCCGAACAAGAACTTTCGGATGCTGCATGGCAAACCCTTGCTCGATTGGTCGCTCGATCAACTGCTCAATAGTGACCGTGTAGATCATGTGGTCGTTTCAACGGATTCAGTTGAGATGTACGAACACAGCCTCAAACGTGGCTGTCTTGATATCGGGCTGCGCCCTGCCGAACTTGCCACGGATACGGCGGGCAAATGGGATGTATGGAAACACGCGTTGGGCGAGGTTGAAAAACAAACCGGGCCTGCGTCGGCCTTCCTTGACCTTGATTGCACGTCACCCCTGCGGCCCGACAACGCCATTCCAGAGGCGCTTGACCTGTTCTTTGCGCAGACGCCCGATATGGTCATGTCCTGCTGCGAGGCGCGCAAGAACCCCTATTTCAACCTGGTCGAACCGGATGAAACAGGCGCGCTGCATGTCAGCAAACCCCTGCCCGGTGGTGTTGTCGCGCGTCAGCAGGCCCCCGCGGTCTATGAACATGCAGCCTCGACTTACGTCGTGGCCCCCGATTACTTGCGCCGTGCCAGCAGCCTCTTTGAAGGCCGCGTCATCCCCTACATGATGGCCCCCGAAACTTGTGTCGACATCGACAGCCCCTTTGATTTCCGACTGGTGGATTTCCTGATGGGCGAAAAACTGAATGGACAAAACGATGCATGA